The Hippopotamus amphibius kiboko isolate mHipAmp2 chromosome 13, mHipAmp2.hap2, whole genome shotgun sequence sequence ACTTACCCACTCATCCAGTATCCATCCATCTAGCCATCcacccactcactcattcatccatccatcgatccatccatctacccatccactgACCACCTCACCTACCCACGCattatccatccacctatccatctacccatcctCTGATCCATCCacttatccacccatccattatCCATCATACCCACCCATTCATTATGCATCCATCTGTCCAACCACCCATCAactcactcatccatccacccagccacTGACCCACCCACTTATCTATCcattatccatccacccattaaTTTactcatccatctatccacctacccagtcattcatccatcaatctatccacccacctacccatccacTGACCCACCCACCTACTCGTtcattatccatccatctgtccatccacttaaccatccacccatccactgacCCACCCACTTACCTACCCATCCATTATCCATGCATCTTTTCATCCATTtatacatccatccatccatctacctacctatctaccgaCCCACCCACCTTCCCACTCATCCATTATCCATCCACTTTTCCATTCACCATCCACTTGCTtactctccatccatccatctatccatttatccatccaacatccatttatccacccatccatctgccTATCCACTgacccacccacctacccacccatccattaCTTATCCATCCACTTacccatccatctacctatccactgacccacccacctacccacccatccCTAATCATCCATCCACCTACAACCCACCATCCACTCACTCTCCATCCATCTGTGCACCCATCCACTGACCCACCCatttatccacccatccattatccatccacttatctatctacctacccatccatccatccacccacccacctactcATCCACTGACCTGCCCACCTACTcattcatcatccatccatctattcatccatttatcTAGCCACCCATCAATGGACTCACCCATATCCACCTACCTATTATCCATCCATtgatccatccacccatctactcctcatccattcatctatccaccTACCTACACAGCCATTTAcccatccatctctccatccacccatccatctacccatccactgACCACCTAcctatccacccacccatccattatCTATCCATCCACTTAACCATCCACGCATCCACTCACTTATTGATCCACCCATCCACCAACCCACCCATTTACCAATGCagccatttatccatccatctgtacatccacccatctatctacCCATCTTCTGACCTGTCCACTTACCCACCCATCTATTATCCATCCACttatctatccacccatccacttactcatccatctgtctatctacccattcatccatccatgcacccacctacccacccactgACCACCTCACCTACCCACCCATTCATTATCCATCCACTCAGccatccatctacctatccattcatgcatccacccatccatctacccatccactgACCCACacatctacccacccatccattatccatccatctatccaaccACTTATCCACCTATCTACTCACTCATCCATCTATCCTCccatccatctacctatccactgacccacccacctacccacccatccattatacatctatccatctacccatccattcatctatccatccacccatccatctgttCATCCACTACCCCACtcacctacccatccatccattatatatccatctatccatccacttatccatccacccattcactctcatccatccctccatctatccatctactcAGTCATCCATCCACCTATTCATTTACCCATCCAGTGACCCACCCACCTATGCACCCATCCATTAtacatccatctgtccatccacctatctatttattcattcatctgtccatccatccagccatccacTCATCCCTTTACATGCCTACCTATCCTGACACCTaagtaaagaagaataaaatggtCCAAAGGAAGAAGTCAACCAACTGTCCAGCCATTTTATTTGTCCATGCTGTGATCCAGGCCCAGTTTTAACATTGGGGAGTCTGACACAGCCTAGACACTGAGGGGCTCCCAGTGTATGGGGCCACGGGGCTGTGGTCTCAGAGGTATCTGAGTTTCATCAGTGTCTGTGGGCACAGAGTTCAGAAGTGCCGTCGTTTGGTGGCTCAACACAATCACCAAAGGTCCCCTCAGTCTGCTTCACACCACAAGCCCTCACCCGCAAGCAGAGATACCCGGGACCAGCAGATGCACAGGCACACACCACCCCGAGTCTCCCAGGCACATGGAGAGATATATACAGATAGCCGTGTACATGCAGGAGCACACGAGACATATGTACTTCAGCACCCTGGAGGTGCCCGAGGGTGCAGGCACACAACCTCAAGGATCCCTAAAGTCtcggcctctctctctctctcacacacacgcatgcacacacgcacgcacgcacacaggcAAGTGCAAACGGACACACATTGGAACACCACACCCTCCTGGAGGAGAGCTTTCCAGGTTGAGAGGCACTGGACGAAGGTGGAGCCAGTGTAGAGAGGCCTCGTCCACACCTCTCTCTGCCCTGGGACTGTGACAGCCAGGAAGCCCTGCTGGGCCCCACTGCTTGTGGGACCCCTCACCCTGGCTCTGCTGCCCTATAACTGAGGGCACATGGCAAAGGCGGGGCATACTGGTGGGGAGCGCGTTCCCTTAGCTGGCTTCTGCCAAGTGGCAACGACCTGTCCTTCTGATGATCTCATGATGCCGAGGGCATGAGCCCTCCCACTGCATGGCTCCTCGCGAGGTCACCACTCGGGGGCCCTTCTCAAGAGGACTGAGCTCAACGGGCTGAGGCCAGGGACCTGCTTCCTTCCCCAGGAAACCGATGACACTGCAGCCCAGGCATCTGGGGTCGCTTCTGCCCACGCGGCCAACAGAATTTGAGAACCCAGCCATGTGAGGGTCCCAGTGGCTCCTGACCCCACACCCAGGCCTCGCCCCTCCT is a genomic window containing:
- the LOC130834670 gene encoding LOW QUALITY PROTEIN: guanine nucleotide exchange factor subunit RIC1-like (The sequence of the model RefSeq protein was modified relative to this genomic sequence to represent the inferred CDS: deleted 1 base in 1 codon; substituted 1 base at 1 genomic stop codon): FIYPPTYTAIYPSISPSTHPSTHPPIHLTIHASTHLLIHPSTNPPIYQCSHLSIHLYIHPSIYPSSDLSTYPPIYYPSTYLSTHPLTHPSVYLPIHPSMHPPTHPLTTSPTHPFIIHPLSHPSTYPFMHPPIHLPIHXPTHLPTHPYPSIYPTTYPPIYSLIHLSSHPSTYPLTHPPTHPSIIHLSIYPS